In a single window of the Thermotoga sp. KOL6 genome:
- a CDS encoding FtsX-like permease family protein → MVLKIAWRNFTKNLRISFVVILGLAISLSLVTGAFSLSDSINAWKWERIRKNFGKVDAVAEPKNPSFFLFSFTASKIEDSEIEKLKEQVKKVLPVLETTARLNDALDVLVIATNPDELSDFVEEKIRLEPGEAIVGEAIANALNLKLGNKITLLFPSGKKVFTVKMIGESGFLNFKGETASMPGSVFIHVSDSPSRNFPSKCYLHYGLPLEKHAEVSLSTGLRVRNIKYDFLKSPVNRSLTYVTLAFSGISIFVGFLVFYMFCEDVIRDRNFTLVTLRKIGIQKRKEWGLLLLEGFMYSLISASIGTTLGVFVGKFLLNRFQTVVETLSSTFLSIDKVSFHLSLRTIFLSLGLGIIFPMILFSLKAREVTSKPPVYRELEEKTSLSSKSFILMLSVGMFLFFFSNFRLLSLALISLALVVKFKNAFLLLGFGTLNLLLGILTKITLESESAFLLSALNKGLTIFLGITLLTFSIVLFSRKILEHLVSNGNLPLLIGFSYVQRFPKKGITIALTFAFLIFSVTIFDILSASADLFVEKKIKSGLFGYNFLVLENPFKSFLGNVSIPVHEELKDPSMAYLYLFKTNFGEKTIAFVDEQFLKGSNLKLSAGTAKSLRSPNAVLVGDEISETVIKGTLKSLLPLGGRKEETFKIVGKYNKNDYLVPVDMISLSKNKPNSVKPIMVLLGKVIKDNSLEIKKFYLSKFSYPFFLDEELAKLYSGIEGLVDVIKFIFFFGFLSAISGLILFVLKSYLSRVRIMGTLRAVGMKASQLMMSFLIEHLSFLIGGIIVGTISGSLMGVSVAETMSENLGTFIVSVPIDSILLFLLIILTIAVSVMTIPIYLISKLSPLEAMKEGSDVG, encoded by the coding sequence GTGGTTCTCAAAATTGCTTGGAGAAACTTCACGAAAAACTTGAGGATATCTTTCGTTGTGATTCTCGGACTGGCCATCAGTCTCTCACTTGTGACAGGTGCCTTTTCTCTTTCCGACTCGATAAACGCATGGAAATGGGAGAGAATAAGGAAGAATTTTGGTAAAGTAGATGCTGTTGCAGAGCCAAAAAATCCTTCGTTCTTTCTTTTTAGTTTTACAGCTTCAAAAATTGAAGACTCAGAAATAGAGAAACTGAAAGAACAAGTAAAGAAAGTACTCCCAGTGTTGGAAACCACTGCCAGATTGAATGATGCTTTGGATGTGTTGGTTATTGCTACAAATCCTGACGAACTTTCAGATTTCGTTGAAGAAAAAATTCGTCTGGAACCAGGCGAAGCAATAGTGGGGGAAGCTATTGCAAACGCTTTGAATTTGAAACTCGGAAACAAGATTACGTTACTCTTCCCTTCAGGAAAAAAGGTATTCACGGTGAAAATGATAGGTGAAAGTGGTTTTCTGAATTTCAAAGGTGAAACAGCCAGCATGCCTGGAAGCGTGTTCATTCATGTGAGTGACTCTCCCAGTAGGAATTTCCCGTCAAAATGTTATCTCCATTATGGTCTTCCCCTTGAGAAACATGCTGAGGTATCTTTGAGTACCGGTTTGAGAGTGAGAAACATAAAGTACGATTTCTTGAAATCCCCTGTAAATAGATCATTAACCTATGTGACTCTTGCCTTTTCTGGAATATCTATCTTCGTTGGTTTCCTTGTCTTTTACATGTTCTGTGAAGATGTGATAAGGGACAGAAATTTCACCCTTGTAACGTTGAGAAAAATAGGAATTCAGAAAAGAAAAGAGTGGGGACTTTTACTCCTAGAGGGGTTCATGTACTCACTCATTTCCGCTTCGATTGGAACCACGTTGGGTGTTTTTGTAGGAAAGTTTCTTTTGAACCGTTTTCAAACGGTGGTCGAAACGCTTTCATCGACGTTCTTATCCATTGACAAGGTGTCATTTCATTTATCGCTCAGAACAATATTTCTTAGCCTCGGATTGGGAATAATTTTCCCCATGATTCTGTTCTCTCTCAAAGCGAGAGAAGTAACTAGCAAGCCTCCTGTCTACCGTGAATTAGAAGAGAAAACAAGCCTTTCATCAAAATCGTTCATTTTGATGTTATCAGTAGGTATGTTCCTGTTTTTCTTTTCAAACTTCCGATTGCTTTCCCTTGCCCTGATATCGTTAGCTTTGGTCGTAAAGTTTAAAAATGCCTTCTTGTTACTTGGATTTGGAACTTTAAACCTTTTGTTGGGAATTTTAACCAAAATAACTCTTGAATCAGAAAGTGCTTTTTTACTTTCAGCTCTGAACAAAGGCCTAACAATCTTTCTTGGAATTACCCTTCTGACATTTTCAATTGTTCTCTTTTCGAGAAAAATCTTGGAACATTTGGTATCCAATGGCAATCTTCCTCTTCTGATAGGGTTTTCTTACGTTCAGCGTTTTCCGAAGAAAGGTATCACGATCGCTTTGACTTTTGCGTTCTTGATATTCTCAGTGACGATTTTCGATATTCTTTCTGCAAGTGCAGATCTCTTTGTTGAAAAGAAAATAAAAAGCGGTCTTTTCGGGTACAACTTTCTTGTTCTCGAAAATCCGTTCAAGTCCTTTCTCGGCAACGTTTCTATTCCGGTACACGAAGAGTTGAAAGATCCTTCGATGGCTTATTTGTACCTGTTTAAAACGAATTTTGGAGAAAAGACCATCGCCTTTGTTGATGAGCAATTTCTCAAAGGTTCAAATTTGAAACTATCTGCAGGAACGGCAAAAAGTCTCAGATCACCTAACGCGGTGCTTGTGGGTGACGAAATTTCAGAAACCGTTATAAAAGGAACATTGAAATCTTTATTACCCCTTGGCGGAAGAAAAGAAGAGACCTTCAAGATTGTAGGAAAGTACAACAAGAACGACTATCTTGTACCAGTAGACATGATTTCACTCTCTAAGAATAAACCAAATAGTGTAAAACCGATCATGGTACTTTTGGGAAAAGTAATCAAAGATAACTCATTAGAAATAAAGAAATTCTATCTTTCTAAATTTTCATATCCTTTTTTTCTCGACGAGGAACTCGCAAAACTTTACAGTGGTATAGAAGGATTAGTTGACGTTATAAAATTTATCTTCTTCTTTGGTTTTTTGTCTGCCATCTCCGGACTCATTCTCTTTGTTTTGAAATCATACCTTTCAAGGGTGAGGATCATGGGAACGTTGCGAGCGGTAGGGATGAAAGCATCTCAATTGATGATGTCCTTCCTAATAGAGCACCTCTCTTTCTTGATCGGTGGGATTATCGTAGGGACCATCTCTGGCTCACTTATGGGAGTTTCTGTCGCAGAAACAATGTCTGAAAATCTGGGAACTTTCATTGTTTCTGTACCCATAGATTCCATACTCTTGTTCCTTCTGATCATACTGACGATAGCCGTCTCAGTGATGACAATCCCGATTTATCTGATATCAAAACTTTCACCATTGGAAGCTATGAAGGAAGGGAGTGACGTAGGATGA
- the rsmG gene encoding 16S rRNA (guanine(527)-N(7))-methyltransferase RsmG — protein sequence MDTLKNILKEYGLELQEVQVKKVALYLEELLNVPYNLTAHRKLDSAIHKNVAEILVPLKGKSLKGTLLDVGSGNGVPGVILAIFFPKLKVILLDSKMKATVFLKKITDKLNLNNVEIVEERAENFSRERRETFDYVTARAVARLNTLIEICAPALKVGGELFFYKGPSFEKEIREAKNAMNELGVKLKEVRSYSLKSGEKRVLLIFRKEKNSPEKYPRRVGIPFKRPL from the coding sequence TTGGACACGTTGAAGAATATCCTAAAGGAGTACGGTTTAGAGCTCCAAGAAGTACAAGTAAAGAAAGTTGCTCTTTACCTTGAAGAACTTCTGAACGTACCTTACAACTTGACAGCTCACAGAAAATTAGACTCCGCCATCCACAAAAATGTTGCAGAAATTTTGGTTCCCTTGAAAGGCAAAAGTTTAAAAGGCACCCTTCTGGATGTGGGATCGGGAAACGGGGTACCAGGAGTTATTTTAGCCATCTTTTTTCCGAAACTCAAGGTAATACTTTTAGATTCGAAGATGAAAGCAACGGTGTTTTTGAAGAAAATTACCGACAAACTCAACTTGAATAATGTTGAAATAGTGGAAGAAAGAGCTGAGAATTTCTCGAGGGAGAGAAGAGAAACTTTCGATTACGTTACAGCAAGGGCGGTTGCGCGCTTGAACACCTTGATAGAGATATGTGCACCTGCTCTCAAAGTGGGAGGAGAATTATTCTTTTACAAAGGGCCTTCTTTTGAGAAAGAGATACGAGAAGCAAAAAATGCCATGAATGAACTGGGCGTGAAGTTGAAAGAGGTACGAAGTTATTCCTTAAAGAGCGGTGAAAAAAGGGTGTTGTTGATCTTTAGAAAAGAAAAAAACTCTCCCGAAAAATATCCAAGACGGGTGGGGATACCATTCAAGCGTCCTTTATAG
- a CDS encoding biotin/lipoate A/B protein ligase family protein, protein MAIDSLMAKWAQQNQAVFFRFYGWERPTVSLGRFQKEDGLRVPESLDFVRRPSGGRAVLHHSEITYCIAVPKTTVFGRLSVLEFHKIVHGVIKDVLRELGVPAELSNGKRGNTAFCFDASSKYEVVIDGIKIVGSAQFRTQEAIVEHGSIVLRQDNSLLREIFSENVPYIQGLLDLYEIDVEDIKRRMIKRFENLFGISFRIDLRDDMLEEAKKVSHLFDLRRR, encoded by the coding sequence ATGGCAATAGACAGTTTGATGGCAAAATGGGCCCAACAAAACCAAGCGGTTTTCTTTAGATTTTATGGTTGGGAAAGACCCACAGTTTCTTTAGGACGATTTCAAAAAGAAGATGGTTTGAGAGTACCAGAGAGCTTGGACTTCGTGAGAAGGCCTTCCGGCGGTAGGGCAGTTCTTCATCATTCAGAAATCACCTACTGCATTGCCGTTCCTAAGACTACTGTTTTTGGGAGGCTATCTGTTCTCGAATTTCATAAGATCGTACATGGAGTTATAAAGGATGTACTCCGTGAACTGGGGGTTCCTGCTGAACTCTCCAACGGTAAACGGGGAAACACAGCTTTCTGTTTTGATGCTTCTTCCAAGTATGAAGTAGTTATTGATGGAATAAAGATTGTAGGAAGTGCGCAGTTTAGAACACAGGAAGCGATAGTTGAACATGGTTCGATCGTTCTGAGACAAGACAATTCCCTTTTGCGAGAAATCTTTAGTGAAAATGTACCTTACATCCAAGGTCTTTTAGATCTGTACGAGATCGATGTCGAAGATATAAAAAGACGAATGATAAAACGTTTCGAAAACTTGTTTGGCATTTCCTTTAGAATAGATTTGAGAGATGACATGTTAGAGGAAGCAAAGAAAGTGTCTCATCTATTTGATTTGAGGAGGAGGTAA
- the rsmI gene encoding 16S rRNA (cytidine(1402)-2'-O)-methyltransferase, with protein sequence MGKLIILGTPIGNLEDITIRALKTLKEVDLILAEDTRRTMILLNKYKIKKPLVSFNERNSKRRIKQIIPLLKEGKNVALVSDAGMPVISDPGFNLIEECWKEGIMVDVVPGPSALTSAVAVSGFPGSKFIFEGFLPRGKNRRRLLRTLRDEKRPVVFFESPERLVATLRDILEILGDREIFIAREMTKIHQEFFRGKVSEAIEYFEKKKPLGEITVVLSGKKEVKT encoded by the coding sequence TTGGGAAAGTTGATCATTTTAGGAACACCAATCGGTAATCTCGAGGATATAACCATTCGTGCCCTCAAAACTCTCAAAGAAGTGGATCTCATCCTAGCAGAAGATACCAGAAGAACGATGATTCTGCTGAACAAGTACAAGATAAAGAAACCTTTGGTTTCGTTCAACGAGAGAAATTCGAAACGACGAATAAAGCAGATCATACCGCTTTTGAAAGAGGGGAAAAATGTGGCTCTGGTAAGTGATGCGGGTATGCCGGTGATATCGGATCCAGGTTTCAACCTCATTGAAGAGTGCTGGAAAGAAGGAATAATGGTGGACGTAGTACCAGGACCGAGTGCTTTGACAAGCGCAGTTGCTGTGAGTGGTTTCCCTGGGTCGAAATTCATATTTGAAGGTTTTCTGCCCCGCGGAAAGAACAGAAGAAGGCTTCTTAGGACTCTCCGAGATGAGAAAAGGCCTGTCGTTTTTTTTGAATCACCGGAAAGACTCGTGGCCACATTGAGAGATATTCTTGAAATATTGGGAGACAGGGAAATATTCATAGCTCGAGAAATGACCAAAATACATCAGGAGTTTTTCAGAGGAAAAGTTAGCGAGGCTATAGAATATTTTGAGAAGAAAAAACCATTGGGTGAAATCACTGTGGTACTCTCAGGAAAGAAAGAGGTGAAAACGTGA
- a CDS encoding MarR family winged helix-turn-helix transcriptional regulator, with the protein MKQMFERVLREICFMVKVEGRKVLKDFEITPAQFDILQKIYFEGPKRPGELSVLLGVAKSTISGLVKRLETDGFIVRSPDSTDGRAHILDITEKGVKVIEKVIERRENFIEKIVNELGKEKAEEILKLLKELKSAMENKFSKQ; encoded by the coding sequence GTGAAGCAAATGTTTGAAAGGGTATTGAGAGAAATTTGTTTCATGGTAAAGGTTGAAGGAAGAAAGGTTTTGAAAGATTTTGAAATAACACCAGCACAGTTCGATATTCTCCAGAAAATTTATTTCGAAGGCCCCAAACGTCCAGGAGAACTCAGCGTACTACTTGGTGTTGCAAAGAGCACCATAAGTGGGCTTGTCAAAAGATTGGAAACAGATGGTTTTATTGTGAGATCACCTGATTCAACAGATGGAAGGGCTCATATTTTGGATATCACAGAGAAGGGGGTGAAAGTAATAGAAAAAGTCATAGAGAGAAGGGAAAACTTCATAGAAAAAATCGTAAACGAACTTGGAAAGGAAAAGGCGGAGGAGATACTAAAACTTCTCAAAGAGCTTAAAAGTGCTATGGAAAATAAATTTTCCAAACAATAA
- a CDS encoding S-layer homology domain-containing protein, which translates to MKLLRKVFLSILVSISLLLLGQTIKDVQEDSPFFDAVKYVVESKIMELDENGNFRGALLITRYDIAQYIYRLVMRFELEKLKEKLPLLDEIDIIKAATIALDERANELEKKNQILESRIENVMSMISANASNVSSLENKVASLEEAYNNLSLAFASFKQETGGFDSEILRRIDIVEKKIQNLEKTLQDHDSKLELVGKDMKSLKDRVSSNESEITKLASDTRNLVIWKENVSEDILLLKGKVGTLTERLEEFKKSVESVSSELMSTKSELMRNLSNISSEISEQKTTISDLQGDISQLSTKLMSLESSVKSLKSDFEKVQTRLNTLEEFQNESQKTSSNVQSEIQVLKEQIDDLSRKIEEVSKDVNSLSQKMSKEEEVPQIDTNMLLIAAGGLALVLGLLLLLR; encoded by the coding sequence GTGAAGCTTTTGAGAAAAGTATTTTTATCGATTTTGGTTTCGATAAGTCTTCTATTGCTCGGTCAAACCATAAAGGACGTCCAGGAGGATTCTCCCTTTTTCGATGCTGTGAAGTATGTCGTGGAATCGAAAATTATGGAACTCGATGAAAACGGGAATTTCCGAGGAGCTCTCTTAATTACGAGGTACGATATTGCGCAGTATATATACAGATTGGTGATGAGATTTGAACTGGAAAAGTTGAAAGAGAAACTTCCTCTCCTCGATGAGATCGATATAATAAAGGCTGCTACTATTGCTTTAGATGAACGAGCCAATGAGTTGGAGAAAAAAAATCAAATTTTGGAATCCAGAATCGAAAATGTGATGTCGATGATCTCCGCTAACGCGAGTAACGTCTCTAGTTTGGAGAATAAAGTCGCTTCGCTCGAGGAGGCTTACAACAATCTATCACTTGCTTTTGCAAGTTTCAAGCAGGAAACGGGAGGTTTCGATTCTGAAATACTGAGAAGAATTGACATTGTAGAAAAGAAAATTCAGAATTTGGAGAAAACTTTGCAGGACCATGACAGCAAATTAGAACTGGTGGGAAAAGATATGAAAAGCTTGAAAGACAGAGTTTCATCGAATGAAAGTGAAATTACAAAACTCGCTTCCGACACGCGGAATCTTGTTATATGGAAAGAGAATGTAAGCGAAGATATCTTACTCTTGAAGGGAAAAGTTGGTACCCTTACGGAACGTCTGGAGGAATTTAAAAAAAGTGTTGAATCTGTATCATCAGAATTGATGAGCACGAAGAGTGAATTGATGCGTAATCTGAGCAATATTTCAAGTGAGATTTCCGAGCAGAAAACGACGATCTCCGATTTGCAGGGTGATATTTCTCAGCTTTCAACGAAATTGATGAGCCTCGAGAGTTCTGTAAAAAGTTTGAAATCGGATTTCGAGAAGGTACAAACCAGACTCAACACACTCGAGGAATTTCAAAATGAGAGTCAGAAAACGAGTTCAAACGTTCAAAGCGAAATCCAAGTTTTGAAAGAGCAAATAGATGACCTTTCTCGAAAGATAGAGGAAGTTTCGAAGGATGTAAACTCGCTCTCTCAAAAGATGTCCAAGGAGGAAGAAGTTCCCCAAATCGATACGAACATGTTGTTGATAGCAGCTGGGGGCCTCGCACTCGTACTGGGGCTTCTCTTACTCTTAAGGTGA
- a CDS encoding patatin-like phospholipase family protein, translating into MIRGIALAAGGVKGAAHIALLEKTGDIFDIVTGSSIGAIVGALYALYGDPKVVKETAFSIMKEHLRDLKRTGNESSWKGLFQRSLFKADTLFTVLKEVFGRKKFSDCKRRLGIVVFDTEEMESLLVTEGFLIDAVVASSSVPGFFEPIWLGGSLALDGGVLAPTPVFQARQLGAEFVVASTFNRKRDGSFKNHFEMFFVMDRWKEILLEKEELSKADFVVEHQVNESWNEFDKYYTIYEKALSDLEGVKWPWS; encoded by the coding sequence ATGATAAGAGGGATTGCTTTAGCTGCGGGTGGAGTCAAGGGGGCTGCTCACATCGCCTTGCTTGAAAAAACTGGGGATATTTTTGACATTGTCACGGGATCTTCCATAGGTGCTATCGTTGGTGCGTTGTACGCACTGTACGGAGATCCCAAAGTGGTGAAAGAAACTGCTTTCTCCATTATGAAGGAACATCTCAGAGATTTGAAAAGAACGGGAAACGAAAGTTCCTGGAAAGGCCTCTTTCAACGTTCTCTATTCAAGGCAGATACTCTGTTTACCGTTCTCAAAGAGGTCTTTGGAAGGAAAAAATTTTCAGATTGTAAAAGAAGACTTGGTATCGTGGTTTTCGATACAGAAGAAATGGAATCACTGCTCGTGACCGAAGGATTTTTGATTGATGCGGTTGTTGCGAGTAGTTCTGTGCCGGGATTTTTTGAACCGATCTGGTTGGGAGGGTCTTTGGCTTTAGATGGTGGGGTACTCGCCCCAACCCCTGTCTTTCAAGCACGGCAATTAGGAGCAGAATTTGTGGTTGCATCCACCTTCAATAGAAAAAGAGATGGCTCCTTCAAGAACCATTTCGAAATGTTCTTTGTAATGGATCGATGGAAAGAGATTTTATTGGAAAAAGAGGAGCTCTCCAAAGCAGATTTTGTGGTAGAACATCAGGTAAACGAGTCGTGGAATGAGTTTGATAAATATTACACGATTTACGAGAAAGCTCTTTCAGATTTGGAAGGAGTGAAATGGCCCTGGTCATAG
- a CDS encoding patatin-like phospholipase family protein produces the protein MALVIAFGGDSGAYLGVVGVLKALKELDKKEPIVRCCGISALPCGLYFLTRSLNRTYSVLVREWMNLEKLLNPFFSNGIDKLSMIDALRILTRLGDSLNGVRNHERLYRYVDKLFPAQRIPDGLEIWSFDLREGKEVVFKCGDDLREAVKISLSFPILYRPYKERYVPLPWVSGVPEGDVIVLFELNNKHNPPRNALEYLFLSTIARTKHLERIRLEKASWSLKVECSSLSPVLTFRRAFEKFSNFLKEVQQ, from the coding sequence ATGGCCCTGGTCATAGCTTTTGGAGGGGACAGCGGAGCGTATTTAGGAGTTGTTGGTGTGTTGAAAGCTCTTAAAGAGCTAGACAAAAAAGAACCAATTGTAAGGTGTTGTGGAATATCTGCTCTTCCATGTGGGCTCTATTTTCTCACACGTTCCCTCAACAGAACATATTCTGTTTTGGTGAGAGAATGGATGAATCTAGAAAAGCTTCTAAATCCCTTCTTTTCCAATGGGATCGATAAACTTTCCATGATCGATGCTTTGAGGATACTTACAAGATTGGGAGACAGCCTGAACGGTGTTCGAAATCATGAACGTCTCTACAGATACGTGGACAAACTTTTCCCAGCACAAAGAATACCCGACGGCCTCGAAATATGGTCTTTCGATCTTCGGGAAGGAAAAGAAGTCGTTTTTAAATGTGGAGACGACCTTCGAGAAGCAGTTAAGATTTCTCTCTCTTTCCCTATCCTTTACCGTCCTTACAAAGAGAGATATGTTCCACTTCCTTGGGTTTCTGGTGTGCCAGAAGGTGATGTGATAGTACTTTTTGAGCTGAATAACAAGCACAATCCGCCAAGAAATGCGCTCGAATATTTGTTTCTTTCAACGATTGCACGGACAAAACATCTCGAAAGAATAAGGTTAGAGAAAGCATCCTGGAGTTTGAAAGTTGAATGTTCCTCTCTCTCCCCGGTTCTTACCTTTCGACGTGCGTTTGAGAAATTTTCCAACTTTTTAAAGGAGGTTCAACAATGA
- a CDS encoding CBS domain-containing protein, producing MKIITTHRSPDFDAFASCVAAKKLFNDYAIVLPSNPARNLTEFLKIYSDRFEYIWDHEFEGEVTELIVVDTSSLDRIPEKIKKKIKNAKIKVFDHHTDESPYEGVVAKVGATITILVEIIREQNIPIDPTEATLFMIGLYDDTGNLLFSSTTPRDLEVAKFLLENGANLDEVALYTREELTPQQMEILNRLVETAQEYEVNGVPITISVVECENFVGGLGLIVSKAWEMLGKETFIAIVKMGKKVYIVGRTSSPDVDLGSLMREMGGGGHTRAASATIVGKEPGEVLEDLLKKLHDHVVPLLRARDIMSSPVKVVLSTMTIREVDKLMKQTGHNGFPVVEGNRLVGIVTKKAVEKAMNHNLGDKPVKSIMTPNLVVATPDTPVPKLRELMVENAIGRIPILENGILVGIVTRSDVLRAIFGKPFKKYVKPVFKENGQVFRNVSKILMERIEPKILNLFRLLGKFGDEVNMPVYVVGGFVRDLLLGIENLDIDIVVEGNAIEFAEYAKRFLPAKMVKHEKFMTASLFLKDGLRIDVATARMEYYESPAKLPDVEMSTIKKDLYRRDFTINAMAIKLNPADFGLLVDFFGGYRDLKNGIIRVLHTLSFVDDPTRIIRAIRFEQRFDFRIEETTEKLLKQAVEEGYLEKTTGARIRQEIEKILEERNPLKSIRRMAEFNIVRHLFPKTYYTPSMDGKMENLFRNIPWVEKNYGKVNKFYAVLHIFLEFYDDEAWSETKKRYSLRGNLINEIRHVEKSAPALVEMLKEEVPTSFIYPIVKGVNNETICHFLSYLEGKEEESFKTHLLKIKNTKLEKIDGNYLIKKGIKSGKIIGEVLEKVLMKKLDGDTRDEEEILEEVLSSLRNGGIE from the coding sequence ATGAAAATCATCACTACTCACAGGTCACCAGATTTCGATGCCTTTGCTTCTTGTGTGGCAGCGAAAAAACTTTTCAACGATTATGCGATTGTTTTGCCTTCCAATCCAGCTAGGAATCTCACTGAGTTTTTAAAAATATATTCCGATCGTTTTGAGTACATTTGGGACCATGAGTTTGAAGGGGAAGTTACGGAATTGATAGTAGTTGACACTTCCTCCCTCGATCGTATTCCGGAAAAGATAAAGAAGAAAATCAAGAATGCAAAGATAAAGGTTTTTGATCATCATACTGATGAAAGTCCGTACGAAGGAGTTGTAGCGAAGGTTGGTGCCACCATCACGATTCTTGTTGAAATCATTCGTGAGCAAAACATTCCTATTGATCCCACTGAAGCAACTCTCTTCATGATCGGTTTGTACGATGATACCGGAAACCTCCTCTTCTCATCTACTACCCCCCGTGATCTCGAAGTTGCAAAGTTCCTTTTGGAAAACGGGGCCAATTTAGATGAAGTGGCTCTCTATACGAGAGAGGAACTCACACCTCAACAGATGGAGATACTAAATCGTTTAGTAGAAACTGCACAGGAATACGAAGTGAACGGTGTTCCCATTACCATATCGGTTGTGGAGTGTGAAAATTTCGTTGGCGGACTTGGTCTGATAGTGAGTAAGGCTTGGGAGATGCTGGGGAAGGAAACGTTTATAGCTATCGTAAAAATGGGGAAAAAGGTGTACATTGTGGGAAGAACATCCTCGCCTGATGTGGATCTCGGATCTTTAATGAGAGAGATGGGAGGCGGAGGTCATACCAGAGCAGCTTCGGCAACTATCGTAGGGAAGGAACCGGGGGAGGTACTCGAAGATCTTTTGAAAAAACTGCACGATCACGTTGTGCCACTTCTCAGGGCGAGGGACATAATGTCTTCACCTGTGAAAGTAGTTCTTTCGACCATGACTATAAGAGAAGTAGACAAGTTGATGAAGCAGACAGGTCACAACGGGTTTCCTGTTGTTGAGGGTAACAGGTTAGTGGGTATCGTAACAAAGAAAGCAGTTGAAAAGGCCATGAATCACAATTTGGGTGATAAACCAGTGAAATCTATAATGACACCAAATCTCGTGGTTGCAACCCCAGATACTCCTGTACCCAAGTTGCGAGAACTCATGGTAGAAAACGCCATAGGAAGAATCCCGATCTTAGAAAATGGTATTTTGGTGGGGATTGTAACCAGAAGTGATGTCTTGAGAGCTATCTTTGGAAAACCTTTTAAAAAATATGTGAAACCTGTTTTCAAAGAAAATGGACAGGTGTTTAGGAATGTTTCAAAGATCCTTATGGAGCGGATCGAACCGAAGATTCTCAATCTTTTCAGACTTCTTGGAAAATTTGGTGATGAGGTAAATATGCCGGTTTACGTCGTAGGAGGATTTGTTAGGGATCTTCTTCTAGGAATTGAGAATTTGGACATAGACATAGTAGTCGAAGGGAATGCGATAGAGTTCGCTGAATACGCCAAGAGATTTCTTCCCGCTAAGATGGTGAAGCATGAGAAATTCATGACGGCTTCCCTTTTTTTGAAAGATGGATTGAGAATAGATGTTGCTACTGCTAGGATGGAATATTACGAATCCCCCGCCAAGCTGCCCGATGTGGAAATGAGTACAATAAAGAAAGATCTCTATAGACGAGATTTCACGATAAACGCAATGGCAATAAAATTGAACCCAGCTGATTTTGGTTTACTGGTAGATTTTTTTGGAGGTTACAGAGATTTGAAAAACGGTATCATCCGCGTTCTTCACACTCTCAGTTTCGTAGACGATCCGACGAGAATTATTCGGGCTATAAGATTCGAACAAAGATTCGATTTTCGGATAGAGGAGACAACGGAAAAGCTTCTGAAACAGGCGGTAGAAGAGGGATATCTTGAAAAAACCACAGGAGCAAGAATAAGACAAGAAATAGAGAAAATTCTTGAGGAGAGAAATCCACTGAAATCTATAAGAAGAATGGCGGAATTCAATATAGTAAGACACCTCTTTCCGAAAACTTATTACACACCTTCTATGGATGGAAAGATGGAAAACTTATTCAGAAATATCCCGTGGGTGGAAAAAAACTATGGGAAGGTTAACAAATTTTATGCGGTTCTACATATATTCCTCGAATTCTACGACGATGAAGCTTGGAGTGAGACAAAAAAGCGATATTCTCTTCGTGGGAATCTGATAAATGAAATAAGGCACGTCGAAAAGAGTGCTCCCGCACTCGTTGAGATGTTGAAAGAAGAAGTCCCGACTTCTTTCATATATCCGATCGTGAAAGGTGTCAACAACGAAACTATTTGTCATTTTCTATCATACCTTGAGGGAAAAGAGGAAGAGAGTTTCAAAACACATCTGTTGAAAATCAAAAATACAAAACTCGAGAAGATCGATGGAAACTATCTTATAAAAAAGGGAATTAAATCCGGTAAAATAATTGGAGAGGTGCTCGAAAAAGTGCTGATGAAAAAGCTCGATGGTGACACAAGGGACGAAGAAGAGATTTTGGAGGAAGTTTTGTCATCATTGAGAAACGGAGGGATAGAATGA